From the genome of Cytobacillus firmus, one region includes:
- a CDS encoding protein kinase family protein, translated as MKLYYELADSVKFSRSLNWTRLLEMDDSLEFIGAGRSAFAFRIKETNLVLKVFFPEFKRIAREEAEIYRALPDHPYYPSLYDSGDNYIVIDYVQGLTLFDCLAQGVPIKEETIREIDEALKLARESGLNPSDIHLRNIILTEDGRIKIIDVARFKQTKNCTQWDDLKHAFYKFYRRRYFPKKIPVLIMNTIAALYKKRIVRLGS; from the coding sequence ATGAAACTGTATTATGAGCTTGCAGACAGTGTAAAATTTTCAAGAAGTCTTAATTGGACCAGACTTCTTGAAATGGACGACAGCCTGGAATTTATTGGGGCGGGGAGAAGTGCCTTTGCTTTTAGGATTAAAGAAACCAATCTTGTATTAAAAGTCTTTTTTCCGGAATTTAAAAGAATTGCCAGGGAGGAAGCAGAGATCTACAGGGCATTGCCTGACCATCCATACTACCCTTCTTTATATGACTCTGGAGATAACTATATAGTCATTGATTATGTACAGGGGCTTACTCTGTTTGATTGTCTTGCGCAAGGGGTACCAATAAAAGAGGAGACAATAAGAGAAATTGATGAAGCCTTAAAACTGGCGAGGGAAAGCGGGCTAAATCCCTCGGATATTCACCTGCGCAATATTATTCTTACAGAGGATGGGCGTATTAAAATCATTGATGTTGCCCGATTTAAGCAAACAAAGAATTGTACACAGTGGGATGACTTGAAGCATGCATTCTATAAATTTTACAGAAGAAGATATTTTCCAAAGAAGATCCCTGTATTAATTATGAATACAATTGCGGCTCTTTATAAAAAGCGAATTGTTCGTTTGGGTTCATAA
- a CDS encoding M14 family zinc carboxypeptidase — protein sequence MNKKKVFSGVLAASILASVPLSSAHAVSPKWVNVNVSEEKDGSLFNSENYDFMKFSVIGTKLAEIEKQSNRVKVEVKGTSADGNPLYVVTIADPGAHGKFGKFQSLRKQMFKNPEKAQDWIAKNQDFKVPIMINGSIHGTEFVGSDAVMQLIERFATQNDEQTKEILDNNILIFNVVQNPDGRVDATRFNGEGIDLNRDFITQSQPETQETVSLIKEWNPMVFLDTHGYVKNYAPNKQGLIEPCTPPHNPNYEYDLYQKWANDQAAAMEAEIMGDKALYTGALYQKMEGTYIPQRDDSAGWDDYPPIFTPMYAMYHGAYGHTLEAPTNDEDGVRWMYNAIMGALKYATENKDQMITDQIEMFKRGINFDHPFHEEGYFPKAYVLPVNENDPTVTNKAVNHLIKNDIEVEQASQAFTSDGRTYPKGTYIVPMDQAKAGLANTMLWDGEDITDDTPAMYDISAWSLPELWGFEAIAVQSDVKAAASKVNNVIEQGSISGKGPYIIPNSSVKAVQLVNTLLKQGVMVKRDSEGNFYAEETANAISAAVKDSGLKITSGKVPAEAKAISEISVAILKDGGMNKAQSHSGTKLALERLGFSVTELTPSEVANNGLASQDVFVYSGTENLISLNLSNANKEFGLKNQEELAAFKAYVERFVSEGGKYIAVGAGASRATKTLGLTDDVINTGGSNSNGIIKVDYKGIGASAGYTGDDLGFVYRPVWYTGTENDEVLAAIADEENFFVAGHWKNHSAAQGQAIMVKEQDKDVTLIGLEAGFRDHTDYLFRLLSNSIFEE from the coding sequence ATGAATAAAAAGAAAGTTTTTTCAGGAGTTCTGGCAGCAAGTATTTTGGCATCTGTTCCATTAAGTTCCGCTCATGCAGTTAGTCCGAAGTGGGTCAATGTTAATGTGTCAGAGGAAAAGGACGGAAGTTTATTCAATAGCGAAAACTACGACTTTATGAAATTCTCAGTAATTGGGACAAAACTTGCAGAAATTGAAAAACAGTCTAATAGAGTGAAGGTGGAGGTAAAAGGAACTTCCGCTGATGGAAATCCACTCTATGTTGTCACCATTGCAGACCCTGGTGCACACGGCAAGTTCGGCAAATTTCAGTCTTTAAGAAAGCAAATGTTCAAAAACCCTGAAAAAGCCCAGGATTGGATTGCAAAAAATCAGGACTTTAAAGTTCCAATCATGATCAATGGATCGATCCATGGCACAGAGTTTGTGGGAAGCGATGCAGTCATGCAGCTGATTGAACGTTTTGCCACGCAGAATGACGAGCAGACAAAGGAGATTCTGGACAATAACATTCTAATTTTTAATGTGGTGCAGAACCCGGATGGCCGTGTGGATGCAACCCGTTTTAACGGTGAAGGAATTGATTTGAACCGTGACTTTATTACGCAGTCACAGCCTGAAACGCAGGAGACGGTATCTTTAATTAAAGAGTGGAATCCGATGGTGTTCCTTGATACTCACGGGTATGTGAAAAATTATGCGCCAAACAAACAGGGGTTGATTGAACCTTGTACACCGCCTCATAATCCAAACTATGAGTATGATTTATACCAAAAATGGGCTAATGATCAGGCGGCAGCTATGGAAGCTGAAATTATGGGGGACAAGGCTCTCTACACAGGCGCTCTTTATCAGAAAATGGAAGGCACCTATATTCCTCAGCGGGATGATTCAGCAGGCTGGGATGATTACCCGCCGATTTTCACACCGATGTACGCCATGTACCATGGTGCTTACGGCCATACGCTTGAAGCTCCGACAAATGATGAAGATGGCGTACGCTGGATGTACAATGCCATTATGGGAGCATTAAAATATGCAACAGAAAATAAGGACCAAATGATTACCGATCAAATTGAAATGTTTAAGCGCGGTATTAACTTTGATCACCCTTTCCATGAAGAGGGATATTTCCCAAAAGCGTACGTCCTGCCTGTGAATGAGAATGATCCAACAGTAACAAATAAGGCTGTGAATCATTTAATTAAGAATGATATCGAGGTTGAACAGGCTTCACAAGCCTTTACATCTGATGGAAGGACCTATCCGAAAGGCACTTATATCGTACCGATGGATCAGGCAAAGGCTGGACTGGCAAACACCATGCTTTGGGATGGAGAGGACATAACTGATGATACACCTGCCATGTATGATATTTCTGCCTGGAGTCTTCCGGAGCTATGGGGCTTTGAAGCGATCGCAGTACAAAGTGATGTAAAGGCAGCGGCTTCGAAAGTAAATAATGTAATAGAACAGGGCTCAATCAGCGGAAAAGGGCCTTATATAATTCCAAACAGCTCAGTGAAAGCAGTTCAGCTCGTGAACACGCTTCTTAAGCAAGGGGTAATGGTTAAACGCGACAGTGAAGGTAACTTCTACGCTGAGGAAACAGCAAATGCCATTTCAGCAGCTGTTAAGGATTCTGGCCTTAAGATTACTTCCGGGAAGGTTCCTGCTGAAGCTAAGGCAATTAGCGAAATAAGCGTAGCCATCTTAAAAGATGGGGGCATGAACAAGGCACAATCTCATTCAGGAACAAAACTGGCACTTGAAAGATTAGGCTTTAGTGTCACGGAATTAACTCCATCAGAAGTAGCGAATAACGGTCTTGCCTCACAAGATGTATTTGTTTACAGCGGAACGGAAAATTTAATTTCTTTAAATTTAAGCAATGCCAATAAAGAATTTGGCCTTAAAAATCAGGAAGAGCTGGCTGCATTTAAAGCATATGTAGAAAGGTTCGTTTCTGAAGGCGGAAAATATATTGCTGTAGGCGCCGGTGCTTCCCGTGCCACAAAGACTCTTGGCCTGACTGACGATGTTATTAATACTGGGGGATCCAACAGCAATGGAATCATTAAGGTAGATTATAAAGGCATTGGCGCATCAGCAGGCTACACTGGGGATGACCTTGGATTTGTTTACCGTCCAGTCTGGTATACTGGCACAGAAAATGATGAAGTGCTGGCAGCCATTGCTGATGAAGAAAATTTCTTTGTTGCCGGACACTGGAAAAATCACAGTGCAGCACAGGGCCAGGCTATCATGGTAAAAGAGCAGGATAAGGATGTTACACTAATCGGCCTTGAAGCGGGCTTCCGGGATCACACGGATTATCTCTTCCGATTGCTTTCAAACTCTATTTTTGAGGAGTAA
- a CDS encoding Xaa-Pro dipeptidyl-peptidase: MKKAALKVFITSAIAFPLIAGGALPSIGKDSHSSIASAETQIKVENGMTQPVFSLDDAIVERVFVETATDSDWDGKLDRVRADIIRPKETEEGLKVPVIYEMSPYRSGIKGVPVYDVDTELNTVPGKGKEKGEKGKPQANLPGYYDDYFVPRGYAVVLAESVGTGLSDGCPTTGDEHEILGSRAVIDWLNGRTKAFNAEGQEIKADWSTGNVGMTGVSYNGTLPNAVAATGVEGLKTIVPIAAISSWYDYYRSNGAVIAPGGYQGEDADNMAEAILTRKSPEACSNVIKELTEGQDRETGDYNEFWSKRDYTKDADQVKASVFIVHGLNDWNVKTKHFSDWWQALGENDVPRKMWLHQGGHSSPYSFRRDVWLPTLNKWFDYWLYDIKNDVIDEPMVDIQREDKIWHTEDNWPAKGTSGAKLHFKPASDGGGSLESQPVPNKNKKNQHFVDDAAIKAEELALNPDSALANRLVYLTPPLENDIRMSGTPEVQIRASIDRKTANLTALLVKYGEGKPEIVTRGWMDPQNLHSEDRSTGLTPNREYTFTWDMQPDDYVFKNGDRLGVVVLSSDYNYTIRPKAGAKITIDPERSHIMLPVQGGVKAFK; the protein is encoded by the coding sequence ATGAAAAAAGCTGCTTTAAAAGTGTTCATAACGTCAGCTATCGCTTTCCCGCTGATTGCCGGCGGGGCTTTGCCTTCAATTGGTAAAGACAGCCACAGCAGCATTGCCTCAGCTGAAACACAGATTAAAGTCGAAAATGGCATGACTCAGCCCGTTTTTTCCCTGGACGATGCCATTGTCGAAAGGGTTTTTGTTGAAACAGCAACAGACAGTGATTGGGATGGAAAGCTGGATCGGGTACGTGCAGATATTATTAGGCCAAAAGAAACAGAGGAAGGGTTAAAGGTTCCAGTTATTTATGAAATGAGCCCTTACCGTTCCGGAATTAAAGGTGTCCCGGTTTATGATGTGGATACAGAACTTAACACTGTGCCTGGAAAAGGGAAAGAAAAGGGGGAAAAGGGAAAACCGCAGGCAAATCTCCCGGGGTATTATGATGATTATTTTGTGCCCAGAGGCTATGCGGTTGTTCTGGCGGAAAGTGTAGGGACAGGCCTTTCTGACGGCTGCCCTACAACCGGGGATGAACATGAAATCCTTGGATCACGGGCTGTAATTGATTGGCTGAATGGAAGAACAAAAGCTTTCAATGCAGAGGGACAGGAAATAAAAGCTGATTGGTCAACAGGAAACGTTGGGATGACAGGAGTTTCCTATAACGGAACACTGCCAAATGCTGTGGCTGCCACTGGAGTGGAAGGCCTTAAAACAATTGTGCCCATTGCTGCAATCAGCAGCTGGTATGACTATTATCGTTCAAACGGTGCTGTGATTGCGCCAGGCGGGTATCAGGGTGAAGATGCGGATAATATGGCGGAAGCGATTTTAACCAGGAAAAGCCCTGAAGCATGCAGCAATGTCATAAAAGAATTAACGGAAGGCCAGGACAGGGAAACCGGTGATTATAATGAATTCTGGAGTAAAAGAGATTATACAAAGGATGCAGATCAAGTAAAAGCAAGTGTCTTTATTGTCCATGGATTAAATGACTGGAATGTTAAAACAAAACATTTTTCAGATTGGTGGCAGGCACTTGGCGAGAATGATGTTCCAAGGAAAATGTGGCTTCATCAGGGCGGCCATTCCAGCCCCTACAGCTTTAGACGTGATGTATGGCTTCCGACTTTAAATAAATGGTTTGATTACTGGCTGTATGATATAAAAAATGATGTCATAGATGAACCAATGGTTGATATTCAAAGAGAAGATAAGATATGGCATACAGAGGACAACTGGCCGGCTAAAGGAACCTCAGGCGCAAAATTGCATTTTAAACCGGCTTCCGATGGAGGCGGCAGCTTAGAATCGCAGCCTGTACCAAATAAGAACAAGAAAAACCAGCATTTTGTGGACGATGCAGCAATTAAGGCTGAAGAGCTGGCTTTGAATCCGGATTCTGCATTGGCTAATAGGCTTGTCTATTTGACTCCGCCTTTAGAAAACGATATTCGCATGAGCGGAACGCCAGAGGTTCAAATTCGTGCAAGCATAGACCGTAAAACAGCCAACCTAACAGCCCTCCTTGTTAAATATGGGGAAGGAAAGCCGGAAATTGTTACAAGAGGGTGGATGGATCCTCAAAACCTTCACAGCGAAGATAGATCCACCGGGCTTACACCGAACCGTGAATATACATTTACATGGGATATGCAGCCGGATGATTATGTGTTTAAAAATGGTGATCGTCTGGGAGTAGTTGTTTTATCAAGCGATTATAACTATACAATCAGGCCAAAGGCAGGCGCGAAAATAACCATCGATCCGGAAAGAAGTCATATAATGCTTCCTGTGCAGGGTGGAGTTAAAGCATTTAAGTAG
- a CDS encoding M20/M25/M40 family metallo-hydrolase, which translates to MKVGKKAASVMLAAVLTASSLYGVPVKFVQSAEAAQSQAENPSSKAFDQKVIARVDAARMMEDVRYLSETIGPRVAGTEAEKEAANFIRKRLESYGYTVETQEFSIPDKMAGGLHTSDLKEVLVTIPSGSGSTHEEGITSELYDAGLGRAADFSEEASGKIALISRGDIPFSEKVSNAVNAGAAGVLLYNNVDQPAPMNPSIGGPYTIPVGSITKASGEALLQDIASQNKTVTLTVKRFQNIKSQNIIAIKNPKPNKGGENDIVHISAHFDSVPFAPGASDNASGTAVALELARVLKSYPADKELRFAFVGAEEIGLLGSKHYVSQLSGNEVERSIANFNMDMVGTAWENATAIYINTLDGQENIATETALATAERIGTPSELVLYQRGASDHVSFHDAGIPAVNFIRREPVTANLEPYYHTPLDSIEHISAERMKEAGDLIGASVYSLIRK; encoded by the coding sequence ATGAAAGTTGGAAAGAAAGCAGCTTCTGTGATGCTTGCAGCGGTTCTGACAGCTTCAAGCTTGTATGGGGTGCCTGTTAAATTTGTACAGAGTGCTGAGGCAGCACAAAGCCAGGCAGAAAACCCCAGCTCAAAAGCGTTTGATCAGAAGGTAATCGCAAGGGTAGATGCAGCTCGCATGATGGAGGATGTCAGGTATTTATCAGAAACCATCGGTCCGCGGGTTGCAGGAACGGAAGCGGAAAAGGAAGCAGCAAATTTCATTCGCAAACGCCTTGAGTCATATGGCTACACAGTCGAAACACAAGAGTTCAGCATTCCTGATAAAATGGCTGGAGGTTTGCATACCAGTGATCTGAAGGAGGTTCTTGTAACCATTCCTTCCGGGTCAGGATCGACGCATGAAGAAGGAATTACATCTGAATTATATGATGCCGGATTAGGCAGGGCAGCTGATTTCTCAGAGGAAGCATCAGGAAAAATAGCACTCATTTCACGCGGAGATATCCCTTTCTCTGAAAAAGTTTCAAATGCAGTAAATGCCGGTGCTGCAGGGGTCCTCCTTTACAATAATGTGGATCAGCCGGCACCTATGAATCCCTCAATCGGAGGTCCCTATACTATTCCTGTGGGAAGCATAACGAAAGCAAGCGGAGAAGCACTCCTTCAAGATATTGCATCACAAAACAAAACGGTAACGCTGACTGTAAAGAGATTTCAAAACATAAAATCGCAAAACATTATTGCCATCAAGAACCCTAAGCCTAATAAAGGCGGGGAAAATGATATTGTCCACATTTCTGCGCATTTTGATAGTGTCCCATTTGCTCCAGGGGCAAGCGATAACGCATCAGGTACTGCTGTTGCCCTAGAGCTGGCGAGAGTTCTGAAAAGTTATCCTGCTGACAAAGAATTGCGTTTCGCATTTGTAGGCGCAGAAGAAATTGGGCTTCTTGGTTCTAAGCATTATGTCAGCCAGCTGAGCGGCAATGAGGTAGAGCGGAGCATCGCAAACTTCAATATGGATATGGTAGGTACAGCATGGGAAAATGCAACCGCGATTTACATAAATACCCTTGATGGCCAGGAAAATATTGCAACAGAAACTGCTCTTGCTACTGCAGAGCGCATTGGCACACCATCTGAATTAGTACTTTATCAGCGGGGCGCATCCGACCATGTTTCTTTTCATGATGCAGGCATCCCGGCTGTTAACTTTATCAGACGGGAGCCTGTCACAGCCAATCTTGAGCCGTATTATCATACTCCGCTGGATTCCATCGAGCACATTAGTGCCGAGCGGATGAAAGAAGCCGGAGATCTGATAGGGGCCTCGGTTTACAGCTTGATCCGAAAATAG
- a CDS encoding potassium channel family protein, which produces MPQHIYYSFIRLPLVIRILLIALLVIFLFGGLIHIIEPSSFPTFFDGIWWAVVTASTVGFGDLYPTSTAGRIIGIALILTGAGFLSTYFISLATAAVTRQNDFLEGKVEYRGKNHIVVIGWNERAREIVNTLGGDGMNHSIALIDETLKSNPVPHNNVHFIQGRANRDDVLMKANIFDAQKVIITADQNKDELHADMNSILTLLAIKGLNRDVQCIVEILTSEQAANAKRAGADEIVQTNVLTSFVMINSISSQELVTSFLDLLGQLDKRKLTFQPASEEIENKTFAELSAELMNEGILLLGVKRGEETLVNPPQPFKILQQDQLIVILG; this is translated from the coding sequence ATGCCTCAGCACATTTACTACAGTTTCATCCGTCTGCCTTTAGTAATCAGGATTCTGTTAATTGCCCTGTTGGTGATCTTTCTTTTTGGCGGATTAATACATATTATAGAGCCCTCTTCCTTTCCGACCTTTTTTGATGGAATCTGGTGGGCTGTGGTTACAGCTTCCACCGTGGGATTTGGAGATTTATATCCGACAAGCACAGCCGGTCGCATTATAGGAATTGCGCTTATTTTAACAGGAGCGGGCTTTCTGTCTACATATTTTATTTCACTCGCAACAGCCGCAGTGACCCGGCAGAATGACTTTCTGGAAGGAAAAGTTGAATATCGGGGCAAAAATCATATTGTTGTGATCGGGTGGAATGAACGGGCACGGGAGATCGTTAATACACTCGGGGGCGATGGGATGAACCATTCCATTGCTTTAATCGATGAAACATTAAAATCAAATCCTGTCCCCCATAATAATGTACATTTTATTCAGGGACGCGCCAACAGAGATGATGTCCTCATGAAGGCAAATATATTTGACGCGCAAAAAGTCATCATTACAGCAGATCAGAATAAAGATGAATTGCATGCTGATATGAATTCAATCTTAACCTTATTGGCAATCAAAGGGTTGAATCGGGATGTTCAATGCATCGTGGAAATATTAACTTCTGAACAGGCAGCAAATGCCAAAAGAGCGGGGGCTGATGAAATTGTCCAGACGAATGTGCTCACAAGCTTCGTTATGATCAACAGCATATCTTCCCAGGAGCTCGTTACCTCTTTTCTTGATTTGCTGGGACAGCTAGATAAACGAAAATTAACGTTTCAGCCTGCATCGGAAGAAATAGAAAATAAAACCTTTGCTGAACTTAGTGCAGAGCTTATGAATGAAGGCATCCTCCTTTTAGGTGTTAAAAGAGGGGAGGAAACCCTGGTTAATCCTCCCCAGCCATTTAAAATTCTTCAGCAGGACCAGCTGATTGTTATTCTTGGTTAA
- a CDS encoding YugN-like family protein, giving the protein MIEIPSKVEGKHFDLYKLEQALKPIGYSIGGNWDYDHGSFDYKIDDEVGYQFLRVPFKAIDGQLDDPSCTVEIGRPFLLSHKYQRGLDDHAYTGNFSASFDQFSEPVDKDASFPEEFIDLGKALVEELESLLLRD; this is encoded by the coding sequence GTGATTGAGATACCTTCAAAAGTGGAAGGAAAGCATTTTGATTTATATAAGCTGGAGCAGGCTTTGAAGCCAATTGGTTATTCGATTGGCGGGAACTGGGACTATGATCACGGTTCTTTTGACTATAAAATTGATGATGAGGTGGGGTACCAGTTCTTAAGGGTCCCATTTAAGGCAATTGATGGGCAGCTTGATGATCCAAGCTGTACGGTGGAGATAGGCAGGCCGTTTCTGCTTTCCCATAAGTACCAGCGTGGTCTGGATGACCACGCTTATACCGGAAATTTCAGCGCCTCCTTTGATCAATTCTCGGAGCCTGTGGATAAGGACGCCAGTTTTCCGGAAGAATTTATTGATCTCGGCAAAGCGCTTGTCGAAGAGCTGGAGTCTCTTTTATTAAGAGATTAA
- a CDS encoding glucose-6-phosphate isomerase, with amino-acid sequence MTHVRFDYSKALPFFGEHEITYLQDAVKVAHHSLHEQTGAGSDYLGWIDLPSNYDKEEFSRIQKAAEKIKNDSDVLIVIGIGGSYLGARAAIEMLQHSFYNALPKEKRGTPQVLFAGNNISSSYMKDLMDLLEGKDWSINVISKSGTTTEPALAFRIFRKMLEEKYGVEEARKRIYATTDKARGALKTLATEEGYESFIIPDDVGGRYSVLTAVGLLPIAVSGANIEDMMSGAAQAREDFSKSELQENAAYQYAAVRNVLYNKGKTIEMLINYEPGLQYFAEWWKQLFGESEGKDQKGIFPSSANFSTDLHSLGQYVQEGRRDLFETVIKVEESRHELTIEEAENDLDGLNYLAGETVDFVNNKAFEGTMLAHTDGGVPNLIVSIPKMDAYTFGYLVYFFEKACAMSGYLLGVNPFDQPGVEAYKVNMFALLGKPGFEEKKAELEKRLK; translated from the coding sequence ATGACACACGTTCGTTTTGATTACTCAAAAGCACTTCCTTTTTTTGGCGAACATGAAATTACATATTTGCAGGATGCAGTGAAGGTTGCTCACCACTCCCTTCATGAACAAACTGGAGCTGGCAGCGACTATTTAGGCTGGATCGATCTGCCTTCAAACTACGATAAAGAAGAGTTCTCCCGCATTCAAAAAGCGGCTGAGAAAATTAAGAATGATTCCGATGTTCTTATTGTCATTGGAATTGGAGGATCCTATCTTGGAGCGCGTGCGGCTATAGAAATGCTTCAGCACAGCTTTTATAATGCACTTCCAAAAGAAAAGCGCGGTACTCCGCAGGTACTGTTTGCCGGCAACAATATCAGTTCATCTTACATGAAGGATTTAATGGATCTGCTTGAAGGAAAAGATTGGTCCATTAATGTGATCTCCAAATCAGGCACAACAACTGAGCCGGCATTGGCTTTCCGTATTTTCCGCAAAATGCTCGAGGAAAAATATGGTGTGGAAGAAGCGCGTAAACGAATTTATGCTACGACCGACAAAGCGAGAGGTGCTTTAAAAACTCTTGCGACAGAAGAAGGCTACGAGTCATTTATTATTCCTGATGATGTAGGCGGCCGCTATTCTGTTCTTACAGCAGTAGGTCTTTTGCCGATAGCTGTCAGCGGTGCAAACATTGAAGATATGATGAGCGGTGCTGCACAGGCGCGCGAAGACTTCAGTAAATCAGAGCTTCAGGAGAACGCAGCCTATCAGTATGCTGCTGTCCGCAATGTTCTTTATAACAAAGGCAAAACGATTGAAATGCTGATCAACTATGAACCAGGTCTTCAATATTTTGCAGAGTGGTGGAAGCAGCTGTTCGGTGAAAGTGAAGGAAAAGACCAGAAAGGAATTTTTCCTTCATCAGCAAACTTCTCCACTGATCTTCATTCATTAGGCCAGTATGTGCAGGAAGGCCGCCGCGACCTTTTTGAAACGGTTATCAAAGTGGAAGAATCACGCCATGAACTTACCATTGAAGAGGCCGAAAATGATCTTGATGGTTTGAACTATCTTGCGGGTGAGACTGTCGATTTTGTGAATAATAAAGCTTTTGAAGGAACCATGCTTGCACACACAGACGGCGGAGTGCCAAACCTGATCGTTTCCATTCCAAAAATGGATGCCTATACATTTGGCTATCTGGTTTACTTCTTTGAAAAAGCCTGTGCAATGAGCGGCTATCTTCTGGGAGTGAATCCATTTGACCAGCCTGGTGTTGAAGCATATAAAGTGAACATGTTCGCCCTTTTAGGAAAACCAGGATTTGAAGAGAAAAAAGCTGAACTTGAAAAGAGATTGAAGTAA
- a CDS encoding iron-containing alcohol dehydrogenase: MQNFTFYNPTKLIFGKDQLSQLQTEIPQYGKKVLVVYGGGSIKRNGLYDKVMAELTEIGAEVFELAGVEPNPRISTVRKGVEICKNEGVDFLLAVGGGSVIDCTKAIAAGAKYDGDAWDLVIKKAFAAEALPFGTVLTLAATGSEMNAGSVITNWETNEKYGWGSPVTFPKFSILDPVNTFTVPRNQTVYGIVDMMSHVLEHYFHLEENTDFQDRMCEALLTTIMEAAPKLLENLESYEHRATILYSGTMALNGILNMGYRGDWATHNIEHAVSAVYDIPHGGGLAILFPNWMKHNLNVKPERFKQLAVRVFNVDTAGKTDEEAALEGIEKLREFWSRIGAPSRLADYDIDDSKIELMADKATVNGEFGNFAKLNHADVVSIYRASL; encoded by the coding sequence ATGCAAAATTTTACCTTTTATAATCCGACAAAATTAATTTTTGGGAAAGATCAGCTGTCTCAATTGCAAACTGAAATTCCTCAGTACGGCAAGAAGGTGCTTGTTGTATACGGCGGAGGAAGCATTAAGCGAAATGGTTTATATGATAAAGTGATGGCTGAGCTAACTGAAATTGGTGCTGAAGTATTTGAATTGGCAGGGGTTGAGCCTAATCCAAGAATCTCTACGGTTCGAAAAGGTGTTGAAATCTGTAAAAATGAAGGTGTTGATTTCCTGCTGGCTGTTGGCGGCGGAAGTGTAATCGACTGCACCAAGGCTATAGCTGCCGGTGCTAAGTATGATGGCGATGCCTGGGATCTGGTTATTAAGAAAGCATTTGCTGCAGAAGCTCTGCCGTTTGGAACGGTTCTTACACTAGCTGCTACCGGATCTGAAATGAATGCCGGATCTGTTATTACGAATTGGGAAACAAACGAAAAATACGGATGGGGAAGTCCTGTGACATTTCCTAAGTTTTCAATTCTTGATCCTGTTAATACGTTCACAGTGCCAAGAAATCAAACGGTGTATGGTATTGTCGATATGATGTCCCATGTGCTGGAGCATTACTTCCATCTTGAAGAAAATACTGATTTTCAGGATCGCATGTGCGAAGCCCTGCTGACTACCATAATGGAAGCAGCTCCTAAGCTTCTTGAAAACCTTGAAAGCTATGAGCATCGTGCAACCATTTTATATTCCGGCACGATGGCGTTGAATGGAATCTTGAACATGGGCTATCGCGGTGACTGGGCAACGCATAATATTGAGCATGCCGTATCGGCTGTTTATGATATTCCTCATGGCGGCGGCCTTGCTATTCTGTTCCCGAACTGGATGAAGCATAATCTGAACGTGAAGCCTGAACGCTTTAAACAGCTGGCTGTCCGTGTATTTAATGTGGATACGGCAGGAAAAACGGATGAAGAGGCAGCGCTTGAAGGGATCGAAAAGCTTCGTGAATTCTGGAGCAGAATTGGGGCGCCTTCCCGCCTTGCTGATTATGACATCGATGACAGCAAGATCGAATTGATGGCAGACAAAGCGACGGTCAATGGAGAGTTTGGCAATTTCGCGAAATTAAATCATGCCGACGTAGTTTCAATCTACCGCGCTTCTTTATAA
- a CDS encoding DUF378 domain-containing protein produces MSGIQRIALVLTIIGAINWGLIGFFQFDLVAAIFGGQDSALSRIIYGLVGIAGLINLGLLFKPNEELEREPETRPTR; encoded by the coding sequence ATGAGTGGCATACAGCGTATTGCACTGGTACTAACAATAATTGGCGCTATAAACTGGGGTTTAATCGGATTTTTCCAATTTGATCTGGTGGCAGCTATTTTCGGCGGCCAGGATTCAGCCCTTTCAAGAATCATATATGGCCTGGTGGGCATCGCCGGCCTAATCAACCTTGGCCTTCTCTTCAAACCGAATGAAGAACTGGAAAGAGAACCTGAAACTAGGCCAACCCGTTAA